In Sander vitreus isolate 19-12246 chromosome 7, sanVit1, whole genome shotgun sequence, a genomic segment contains:
- the tnnc1a gene encoding troponin C type 1a (slow): MNDIYKAAVEQLTEEQKNEFKAAFDIFVQDAEDGCISTKELGKVMRMLGQNPTPEELQEMIDEVDEDGSGTVDFDEFLVMMVRCMKDDSKGKSEEELAELFRMFDKNADGYIDLDELKMMLESTGEAITEDDIEELMKDGDKNNDGKIDYDEFLEFMKGVE; encoded by the exons ATGAACGACATCTACAAGGCAGCG GTTGAGCAGCTGACAGAAGAACAGAAAAATG AGTTCAAGGCCGCCTTTGACATCTTCGTACAAGATGCAGAGGATGGCTGCATCAGCACCAAGGAGCTGGGGAAGGTGATGCGGATGTTAGGCCAGAACCCCACAccagaggagctgcaggagATGATTGATGAGGTGGATGAAGACG GGAGTGGGACGGTGGACTTTGACGAGTTCTTGGTCATGATGGTAAGGTGCATGAAGGACGACAGCAAAGGGAAGTCAGAGGAAGAACTGGCAGAGCTGTTTCGCATGTTTGACAA GAACGCAGATGGTTACATTGACCTGGACGAGCTGAAAATGATGCTGGAATCTACAGGAGAGGCAATTACTGAGGACGACATTGAGGAGCTGATGAAAGACGGGGACAAGAACAACGACGGCAAAATTGACTACGATG AGTTTTTGGAGTTCATGAAAGGAGTGGAGTAA